From a region of the Campylobacter showae genome:
- the obgE gene encoding GTPase ObgE, with protein sequence MFIDSVNLTLSSGHGGAGSVSFRREKHVILGGPDGGDGGDGGDVYFVADNNTHTLAAYKGKKAMRAQNGEAGTGRRMHGKRGEHLELIVPPGTAVLDAETGELLCDLTSEGQRELFLKGGKGGLGNVHFKSSINQAPEYAQKGLDGETREVRLELKLIADVGLVGLPNVGKSTLISTVSNAKPQIANYEFTTLTPKLGLVEVDEYSGFVMADIPGIIEGASEGRGLGVQFLKHVERTKILLFMLDLANYRSLEEQFDALRAETAKFSGELAKRDYAIALTRADAAENLQEKFDAFLSHLGLVGTAGEIKFKQDIYEFDAAKPFFVMPISSATGQNINELKFNLLELLKKEL encoded by the coding sequence ATGTTTATAGATAGCGTAAATTTAACTCTAAGCTCGGGTCACGGCGGGGCCGGATCGGTGAGCTTTCGCCGCGAAAAACACGTGATTTTAGGCGGACCGGACGGCGGCGACGGCGGCGACGGCGGGGATGTATATTTCGTCGCCGATAACAACACGCACACGCTGGCGGCGTATAAAGGCAAAAAGGCCATGCGCGCGCAAAACGGCGAGGCGGGTACGGGGCGGAGAATGCACGGCAAAAGAGGCGAGCATCTCGAGCTCATCGTGCCTCCAGGTACCGCGGTGCTGGATGCCGAGACGGGCGAGCTACTCTGTGATCTAACCAGCGAGGGGCAGCGCGAGCTATTTTTAAAAGGCGGTAAAGGCGGGCTTGGCAACGTGCATTTTAAAAGCTCGATCAATCAAGCTCCCGAATACGCACAAAAAGGCCTTGATGGCGAAACACGCGAGGTGAGGCTGGAGCTTAAGCTCATTGCCGACGTGGGGCTCGTGGGCCTTCCAAACGTCGGTAAAAGCACGCTGATCTCGACCGTCTCAAACGCCAAACCGCAGATCGCAAACTACGAATTTACCACGCTCACGCCAAAGCTAGGCCTAGTCGAGGTCGATGAATACAGCGGCTTTGTCATGGCCGATATCCCGGGCATCATCGAGGGCGCAAGCGAGGGGCGAGGCCTTGGCGTGCAGTTTTTAAAGCATGTCGAACGCACGAAAATTTTGCTTTTTATGCTCGATCTTGCAAACTACCGCAGCCTTGAGGAGCAGTTTGACGCACTGCGAGCCGAGACGGCGAAATTTTCCGGCGAGCTAGCAAAAAGAGACTACGCGATCGCTCTAACCCGCGCGGACGCGGCCGAAAATTTGCAGGAAAAATTTGACGCGTTTTTGTCGCATTTGGGGCTTGTAGGCACGGCGGGCGAGATAAAATTTAAGCAAGATATTTATGAATTTGACGCCGCCAAGCCGTTTTTTGTGATGCCGATATCTTCGGCGACGGGACAAAATATAAACGAGCTAAAATTTAACCTGCTTGAACTACTTAAAAAGGAGCTGTAG
- the fmt gene encoding methionyl-tRNA formyltransferase: MNIVFMGTPEYAAKILRALTEAKFDIAAVFTQPDKPVGRKQILTPSEVKTYAQQHLPAVPIFQPVTLRDEAVTAQIKELKPDFIVVAAYGKILPQAILDIAPCINLHASILPKYRGASPIQSALLAGEKQTGVTAMLMDAGLDTGDMLDFAYTPCEDKTAAQLFDELGDLAGELIVKTLRNFANLTPLRQDDAQATHCKKIAKSDGLFGFEQSAQQIYNKFRALTPWPGIYLASGLKILDLEILRESRGRKFERVGEILSVDKLGFCVSCGEGAVKIIKVQEPGKKPVDASAYLNGKRLGVGDIVS, translated from the coding sequence ATGAATATAGTTTTTATGGGAACGCCCGAGTATGCGGCTAAAATTTTACGCGCGCTTACCGAGGCGAAATTTGACATCGCGGCCGTCTTTACGCAGCCCGATAAGCCTGTGGGCAGGAAGCAAATTTTAACTCCGAGCGAGGTGAAAACTTACGCGCAGCAGCACCTGCCCGCCGTGCCGATCTTTCAGCCTGTGACTTTAAGAGACGAGGCGGTCACGGCGCAGATAAAAGAGCTAAAGCCTGATTTTATCGTGGTTGCGGCATACGGTAAAATTCTGCCGCAGGCTATCCTTGACATCGCGCCTTGCATAAATCTGCACGCCTCGATCCTGCCAAAATATCGCGGCGCGAGCCCGATCCAAAGCGCGCTACTAGCGGGCGAGAAGCAGACGGGCGTGACGGCGATGCTGATGGATGCGGGGCTTGATACGGGCGATATGCTTGATTTTGCCTACACGCCTTGCGAGGACAAAACGGCGGCGCAGCTGTTTGACGAGCTCGGGGATCTGGCGGGTGAGCTGATCGTAAAAACGCTGCGAAATTTTGCAAATTTGACACCGCTTAGGCAGGACGACGCGCAGGCCACGCACTGCAAAAAAATCGCAAAATCTGACGGACTTTTTGGCTTTGAACAAAGCGCACAGCAAATTTATAATAAATTTCGCGCGCTGACGCCATGGCCGGGGATTTATCTAGCTAGCGGGCTCAAAATTTTGGATTTAGAAATCTTACGCGAATCTCGCGGGCGTAAATTTGAACGCGTTGGCGAAATTTTAAGCGTCGATAAGCTCGGCTTTTGCGTTTCTTGCGGTGAGGGTGCGGTTAAGATCATAAAGGTGCAAGAGCCGGGCAAAAAGCCGGTGGACGCTAGCGCCTATCTAAACGGCAAGCGGCTCGGTGTCGGCGATATAGTATCATAA
- a CDS encoding GDP-mannose dehydrogenase: protein MNKIFILVFLCFGAYGCDTADPVPNFMDFNDKDRDGALSLDEWAASEVPSGLRVELNLRSGSEFKRLDANRDGKISLDELGAKPSAKIYWSEDPCAFWPWKDQSGDENQSAVK from the coding sequence ATGAATAAAATTTTTATTCTAGTATTTTTATGCTTCGGCGCATACGGTTGTGATACCGCCGATCCGGTGCCGAATTTTATGGACTTTAACGACAAGGATCGCGACGGCGCGCTAAGCCTGGATGAGTGGGCGGCTAGCGAGGTGCCGTCTGGGCTGAGAGTAGAGTTAAATCTGCGCTCGGGCTCGGAATTTAAGAGGCTCGATGCTAATCGTGACGGCAAGATTAGCCTAGATGAGCTGGGGGCGAAACCGTCCGCAAAGATTTATTGGTCCGAAGATCCGTGTGCTTTTTGGCCGTGGAAGGATCAAAGCGGAGATGAAAATCAATCCGCCGTCAAATAG